From the genome of Psychroserpens ponticola, one region includes:
- a CDS encoding DUF4230 domain-containing protein, with amino-acid sequence MRKIFFGVFITLVVLFTFKYCGDIKEDKITLREHSALINKQVKNVGKLVVTEGHFSEVFTYENSKTVFGDWLEAEKRAVVIVNADVTIGYDLSLIDYQIDELNKTLHIKSIPKEEININPDFEYYDIQADFFNQFEAKDYNEIKEIVKTSLMKKIEDSELKSNAKNRLISELAKFYILTNSLGWTLKFNDTPITNLDNINGFKL; translated from the coding sequence TTTTTTGGTGTCTTTATTACTTTAGTTGTCTTGTTTACTTTTAAATATTGTGGAGATATAAAGGAAGATAAAATCACTTTGCGAGAGCATTCAGCTCTCATCAATAAACAAGTCAAAAACGTAGGTAAATTGGTAGTTACCGAAGGTCATTTTAGTGAGGTGTTTACTTATGAAAACTCAAAAACTGTTTTTGGAGATTGGTTAGAAGCTGAAAAAAGAGCTGTAGTCATCGTTAATGCAGATGTCACAATTGGATATGATCTAAGTTTGATTGATTATCAAATTGACGAACTAAACAAAACTTTACACATTAAAAGCATTCCTAAAGAAGAGATTAATATCAATCCCGATTTTGAATATTACGACATACAAGCAGATTTTTTTAATCAATTTGAAGCTAAAGATTATAATGAAATTAAAGAGATTGTAAAAACGTCATTAATGAAAAAAATTGAAGATTCAGAATTGAAATCTAATGCAAAAAATAGATTGATTAGTGAGTTGGCTAAATTTTATATATTGACCAATTCTTTAGGTTGGACATTAAAATTTAATGATACACCAATTACTAATTTAGACAATATTAATGGTTTTAAACTATAG
- a CDS encoding rhodanese-like domain-containing protein: protein MGLLDTLFGNKSDKIKDFQSRDALIIDVRTEGEYNQGAIPGSKNIPLQIIKSKISDIKKLNKPVITCCASGMRSGSAASILKTQGIEAMNGGGWLSLSKKL, encoded by the coding sequence ATGGGATTATTAGACACATTATTTGGAAACAAGAGTGATAAAATTAAAGATTTTCAATCGAGAGATGCTTTAATAATAGACGTAAGAACTGAAGGTGAATATAATCAAGGTGCAATTCCTGGGTCTAAAAACATTCCTTTGCAAATTATTAAAAGCAAAATAAGTGATATTAAAAAACTGAACAAACCAGTGATTACATGTTGCGCAAGTGGTATGCGTTCTGGCAGTGCTGCTAGTATTCTAAAAACTCAAGGTATTGAAGCAATGAATGGAGGAGGATGGCTTAGTTTAAGTAAAAAACTATAG